A section of the Choristoneura fumiferana chromosome 5, NRCan_CFum_1, whole genome shotgun sequence genome encodes:
- the cta gene encoding guanine nucleotide-binding protein subunit alpha cta, translating into MANDLWSCSCCTEALTCWLRLKLSQEEIEQRYRSKEIDRILEKDKQTLRRQVKLLLLGAGESGKSTFLKQMRIIHKVKFEPDLVREYQHVIYQNIVKGIQVLVDARDKLAIPWENPRNLDVGQQALHFNSTASLDNRLFLHYAPHIHSLWLDRAIKRAYDRRREFQLSDSVSYFFDELERIARPEYTPSHQDILHCRKATKGISECTININNVPFVFVDVGGQRTQRQKWTQCFDSVTSILFLVSSSEFDQVLSEDRKTNRLEESLNIFDTIVNNVNFKGISIILFLNKSDLLARKVSRADTDIRWYYPQFAGDPHSLPDVQMFLLDMFAGVRREPKTTLYHHFTTAIDTHNIEVVFNSVKDTILNRNLESLMLQ; encoded by the exons ATGGCCAACGATCTGTGGTCATGTAGCTGTTGTACGGAGGCGCTGACTTGTTGGCTGCGGCTGAAGCTGTCTCAGGAGGAGATAGAGCAGCGCTACCGCAGCAAAGAGATCGACCGCATCCTGGAGAAAGACAAGCAGACGCTGCGCCGGCAGGTCAAGCTATTGCTGCTCGGGGCGGGGGAAAGCGGGAAGTCTACGTTCCTCAAGCAGATGAGGATCATACACAAAGTGAAGTTCGAACCGGATCTCGTGCGCGAGTACCAGCATGTAATATACCAGAACATTGTGAAGGGTATTCAGGTGTTGGTGGACGCGCGGGACAAACTAGCGATACCGTGGGAGAACCCGAGGAATCTGGACGTGGGGCAGCAAGCCCTGCACTTCAACAGCACGGCGTCGCTCGACAATCGGCTGTTCCTGCACTACGCGCCGCACATACATTCCCTGTGGCTCGATCGCGCCATCAAGAGAGCCTACGACCGACGGAGAGAGTTCCAACTG AGCGATTCCGTGAGTTACTTCTTCGATGAGCTGGAGCGGATCGCGCGGCCGGAGTACACGCCGTCGCACCAGGACATCCTGCACTGCCGGAAGGCCACCAAGGGCATCTCCGAGTGCACCATCAACATCAACAACGTGCCGTTCGTGTTCGTGGACGTCGGCGGCCAGCGGACGCAGCGGCAGAAGTGGACGCAGTGCTTCGATTCGGTCACGTCGATATTGTTCCTCGTTTCGTCTTCGGAATTCGACCAGGTGTTGTCTGAAGATAG AAAAACGAATCGTCTCGAAGAGTCGCTCAACATATTCGACACGATAGTGAACAACGTGAACTTCAAAGGCATCTCCATCATCCTGTTCCTCAATAAGTCGGACCTGCTGGCGCGCAAGGTGAGCCGCGCGGATACGGACATCCGCTGGTACTACCCGCAGTTCGCGGGCGACCCCCACAGCCTGCCCGATGTGCAAATGTTCCTCCTGGACATGTTCGCCGGCGTCCGGCGGGAACCTAAGACGACGCTCTACCACCATTTCACCACCGCCATCGACACGCACAATATCGAAGTGGTCTTCAACTCCGTGAAAGATACCATCCTGAACCGCAATTTAGAGTCGCTCATGCTTCAGTGA